A window of Longispora fulva contains these coding sequences:
- a CDS encoding GntR family transcriptional regulator, which translates to MTGPRFLRLAAELRERISLGDYAASGGLESEAELGRRHDVSRVTVRRALEQLRDEGLIAARRGSGWFVISGASFGQSIALGSFQHAGSAVSEAGVPLIRRVSGYEYRPAPADVARLLGQVETLRVQAVRFAGSHPLDVVTEWVPLEFAAPVSRADAEDPGVWETLRRNGHDIDVVRQSIAATAASATVAPLLDVAEGTPVLLVRRLALLADSRPLALSEHRYLGHRFRLDVEFRGWPGTAATDPPGMTPIA; encoded by the coding sequence ATGACAGGTCCACGGTTCCTCCGGCTCGCCGCCGAGCTGCGCGAACGCATCTCCCTCGGCGACTACGCCGCCTCCGGTGGCCTGGAGAGCGAGGCCGAACTCGGCCGCCGGCACGACGTCAGCCGGGTCACCGTCCGCCGGGCCCTCGAACAGCTCCGCGACGAGGGGCTGATCGCGGCCCGGCGGGGCTCCGGCTGGTTCGTCATCTCCGGGGCCTCGTTCGGCCAGTCCATCGCGCTCGGCAGCTTCCAGCACGCCGGCTCGGCGGTGTCCGAGGCCGGCGTGCCCCTCATCCGCCGGGTCTCCGGCTACGAGTACCGCCCGGCCCCGGCGGACGTGGCCCGGCTGCTCGGGCAGGTGGAGACCCTGCGGGTGCAGGCCGTGCGGTTCGCCGGCTCGCACCCGCTCGACGTCGTCACCGAGTGGGTGCCCCTCGAATTCGCCGCCCCGGTCAGCCGGGCCGACGCCGAGGACCCGGGCGTATGGGAGACCCTGCGCCGCAACGGCCACGACATCGACGTCGTCCGGCAGAGCATCGCCGCGACCGCCGCCAGCGCCACCGTGGCGCCGCTCCTCGACGTCGCCGAGGGCACCCCGGTGCTCCTGGTCCGCCGGCTGGCGCTGCTGGCCGACTCCCGGCCCCTCGCACTGTCCGAACACCGCTACCTGGGCCACCGGTTCCGCCTCGACGTGGAGTTCCGTGGCTGGCCGGGCACGGCGGCCACCGACCCACCCGGCATGACACCCATCGCGTAA